The following proteins come from a genomic window of candidate division WOR-3 bacterium:
- a CDS encoding class I SAM-dependent methyltransferase, producing MEIINEINEKRRRYVDDFLSFIPIYEDKKREIALKNLLLKNRKFIKNKICVEAGAGKGIFSKFMVLLGAKRVYAVEESFYLYKILKENVKDEKKIIPVNKKIEDFLPDEEIDLLFQEFYGSLLFDESLLALEKIRFKPKRVIPDGGALWCMILKEKEIMEKDKIYEKNWKEILKNVLVSDLFPYIKFKPHFKIFEWNYGKDFPKFIKFELKRKGDFLVFSSEIKDKGKSILKTWETDTWSLIYTPINGKKFLFEFNYENAFTEIKFKWI from the coding sequence ATGGAAATAATAAATGAAATAAATGAAAAAAGAAGAAGATATGTAGATGATTTTCTTTCCTTTATACCGATTTATGAGGATAAAAAAAGGGAAATTGCCTTAAAAAATTTACTTTTAAAAAATAGAAAATTTATCAAAAACAAGATATGTGTAGAAGCAGGTGCAGGTAAGGGAATTTTTTCAAAATTTATGGTTCTTTTAGGAGCAAAAAGAGTTTATGCTGTGGAAGAGAGCTTTTACCTTTATAAAATTTTAAAAGAAAATGTAAAAGATGAGAAAAAAATAATTCCGGTAAATAAAAAAATAGAAGATTTTTTGCCTGATGAAGAAATTGATTTACTTTTCCAGGAGTTTTATGGTTCTCTTCTTTTTGATGAATCCCTTTTAGCTCTTGAAAAAATAAGATTTAAACCTAAGAGGGTAATACCTGATGGTGGTGCTTTATGGTGTATGATTTTAAAAGAAAAGGAAATTATGGAAAAAGATAAGATATATGAAAAAAATTGGAAAGAAATTTTAAAAAATGTTTTAGTATCTGACCTTTTTCCTTACATAAAATTTAAGCCACATTTTAAAATATTTGAATGGAATTACGGGAAAGATTTTCCTAAATTTATTAAATTTGAATTAAAAAGAAAAGGTGATTTTCTTGTATTTTCATCAGAAATAAAAGATAAAGGGAAAAGTATTTTAAAAACATGGGAAACGGATACCTGGTCTTTAATTTATACGCCGATTAATGGAAAAAAATTCCTTTTTGAGTTTAATTATGAAAATGCTTTTACGGAGATTAAATTCAAATGGATATAA